From the genome of Excalfactoria chinensis isolate bCotChi1 chromosome 14, bCotChi1.hap2, whole genome shotgun sequence, one region includes:
- the SMG1 gene encoding serine/threonine-protein kinase SMG1 isoform X1: MSRRAPGSRLSGTGSRQHYHPRGWNDWQPRTDSASADQDNLKYSSSRDRGSSASYGLQPSNSAVVSRQRHDDIRVHTDIQNEDKGGYSVNGGSGENTYGRKSLGQELRVNNVTNPDFTSVPHGNRALATKDMRKSQERSLSYSDESRLSNLLRRITREDDRDRRLATVKQLKEFIQQPENKLVLVKQLDNILTAIHDVLNESSKLLQELRQEGACCLGLLCASLSYEAEKIFKWIFSKFSLSTKDEVKLLYLCATYKALETVGEKKAFSSLMQLVMTSLQSILENVDTPELLCKCVKCILLLSRCYPHIFSTNFRDTVDILVGWHIDHTQKPSLTQQVSGWLQSLEPFWVADLTFSTTLLGQFLEDMEAYAEDLSHVASGESLDEDIPPPSVSLPKLAALLRVFSTVVRSIGERFSPIRGPPITEAYVTDVLYRVMRCVTAANQVFFSEAVLTAANECVGVLLGSLDPSMTIHCDMVITYGLDQMENCQTCGTDYIISVLNLLTLIVEQINTKLPSSFVEKLFIPESKLLVLRYHKEKEVVAAAHAVYQAVLSLKNIPVLETAYRLILGEMTCALNSLLYSLHLPEACSEIQHDSFKKHVFTVENAKFVVIFDLSALSTIGNAKNSLIGMWALSPTVFALLSKNLMIVHGDIAVHFPAVQYAVLYTLYSHCSRHDHFISSSLSSSSPSLFDGAVISTVTTATKKHFSIILNLLGLLLKKDNLTQDTRKLLMTWALEVAVLMKKSETYAPLFSLPSFHKFCKGLLANTLLEDVNICLQACSSLHALSSSLPDDLLQRCVDVCRVQLVHSGARVRQTFGKLLKSIPLDVVLSNRTHTEIQEISLAIRSHMSKAPSNTFHPQDFSDVISFILYGSTHRTGKDNWLERLFYSCQRLDKRDQPTIPRNLLKTDAVLWQWAVWEAAQFTVLSKLRTPLGRAQDTFQTIEGIIRSLAAHTLNPDQDVSQWTTADNDEGHSSNQLRLVLLLQYLENLEKLMYNAYEGCANALTSPPKVIRTFFYTNRQTCQDWLTRIRLSIMRVGLLAGQPAVTVRHGFDLLTEMKTNNSLSQGNELEVTIMMLVEALCELHCPEAIQGIAVWSSAVVGKSLTWINSVAQQAEGRFEKATAEYQEHLCAMTGVDCCISGFDKTVLKLANSNSVNNASPKHSLNGETRKTVLTKPSDSSPEVINYLGNKACECYISIADWSAVQEWQNMVHDLKKNTSNTSINLKADFNYIKSLSSFESGELTECTEQLELLPGENINLLAGGSKEKIDMKKLLPNMLSPDPRELQKAVEVQLLRSSVCLATAVNHMDQEQKWQSISENVIKYLKQTSRIAIGPLRLSTLTVSQSLPVLSTLQLYCSSALENTVSNRLTSEDCLIPLFNDALRSCKQHDVRPWMHALRYTVYQNQLMEKLKEPTVPIKSHLMELGLTAAKFARKRGNIALATRLLAQCSEVQLGKTTTAQDLVQHFKKLSAPGQIDEKWGPELDIEKTKLLYTAGQSTHAMEMLSSCAISFCKSAKAEYAVAKSILTLAKWIQAEWKEISGQLKQVYRARQQQNHTGLSTLSKNIYMLIDLPAVNTLEEEYPRIESESTVNIGVGEPDFILGQLYHLSSVQAPEVAKSWAALASWAYRWGRKVVDNASQGEGVRLLPREKSEVQSLLPDNVTEEDKEKIYGILGQAVCRPAGIQDEDMTLQITENEDNEEDDMVDVIWRQLLTTCPWLSDLDENATEGLIKVWRKVVDRIFSLYKLSCSAYFTFLKLNAGQVPLDEDDPRLHLRNTSEQSTDDVIVMATLRLLRLLVKHAGELRQYLEHGLETTPTAPWRGIIPQLFSRLNHPEVYVRQSICNLLCRVAQDSPHLILYPAIVGTISLSSESQTSGNKLPSAIPTLLGNIQGEELLGGECDGGSPPASQESTKDDTKIGLNEDQAMMQDCYSKIVEKLSTANPTMVLQVQMLVAELRRVTVLWDELWLGVLLQQHMYVLRRIQQLEDEVKRVQNNNTLRKEEKIAIMREKHTALMKPIVFALEHVRSITAAPTETPHEKWFQDNYGGAIENALEKLKNPLNPAKPGSSWLPFKEVMLSLQQRAQKRASYLLRLEEISPWLAAMMNTEIALPGEVSTRDTVTIHSVGSTITILPTKTKPKKLLFLGSDGKNYPYLFKGLEDLHLDERIMQFLSIVNTMFATINRQETPRFHARHYSVTPLGTRSGLIQWVDGATPLFGLYKRWQQREAALQAQKAQDSYQTPQNPGIVPRPSELYYSKIGPALKAVGLSLDVSRRDWPLNVMRAVLEELMEATPPNLLAKELWSSCTTPDEWWRVTQSYARSTAVMSMVGYIIGLGDRHLDNVLIDMTTGEVVHIDYNVCFEKGKSLRVPEKVPFRMTHNIETALGVTGVEGVFRLSCEQVLHIMRRGRETLLTLLEAFVYDPLVDWTAGGEAGFAGAVYGGGGQQAENKQSKREMERDITRSLFSSRVAEIKVNWFKNRDEMLAVLPKLDSSLEEYLNLQEQLTDVEKLQGKLLEEIEFLEGAEGVDHPSHTLQHRYSEHTQLQTQQRAVQEAIQVKLNEFEQWITHYQAAFSNLEATQLASLLQEISTQMDLGPPSYVPATAFLQNAGQAHLISQCEQLEGEVGALLQQRRSVLRGCLEQLHNYATVALQYPKAVFQKHRIEQWKTWMEELICNMTIERCQDIFRKYEMQYAPQPPPSVCQFITATEMTLQRYAADINSRLIRQVERLKQEAVTVPVCEEQLKEIERCIKVFLHENGEEGSLSLASVIISALCTLTRRNLMMEGAASSAGEQLVDLTSRDGAWFLEELCSMSGNVTCLVQLLKQCHLVPQDLDIPNPIEASEAVHLANGVYISLQELNSNFRQIIFPEALRCLMKGEYTLESMLHELDNLIEQTTDGVSLQTLVESLQAYLRNAAMGLEEETHTHYIDVARVLHAQYGELIQPRNGSVDETPKMSAGQMLLVAFDGMFAQVETAFGLLIEKLNKMEVPVAWRKIDIIREARSTQVNFFDDDNNRQVLEEIFFLKRLQTIKEFFRLCGTFSKTLSGINSLDDQNAVNGPVQIVNVKALYRNSCFSEDQMAKPIKAFTADFVRQLLIGLPNQALGLTLCSFISALGVDIIAQVEAKDFGAESKVSVDDLCKKAVEHNIQVGKFSQLVMNRATVLASSYDTAWKKHDLVRRLETSISSCKTSLQRVQLHIAMFQWQHEDLLISRPQAISVTPPPRSAILANMKKKLHTLSQIEASIATVQEKLAALEASIEQRLKWAGGANPALAPVLQDFDATIAERRSLVLKESQRASQVTFLCSNIIHFESLRTRTAEALNLDAALFELLKRCQQMCSFASQFNSSVSELELRLLQRVGTGLEHPIGSSEWLHSAHKQLTQEITTQRTVQAEREQQIETVCETIQNLVDNIKTVLTGHNRQLGDVKHLLKAMAKDEEAALADGEDVPYENSVRQFLGEYKSWQDNIQTVLFTLVQVMGQVRNQEHVEMLQEITPTLKELKTQSQSVYNNLVSFASPLVTDTSNECSSPTSAATYQPTFAAAVRSNTGQKTQPEVMSQNARKLIQKNLATSADTPPSTVPGTGKSVACSPKKTARDPKTGKAVQERNSYAVSVWKRVKAKLEGRDVDPSRRMSVAEQVDFVIKEATNLDNLAQLYEGWTAWV; the protein is encoded by the exons agcGATCGTTGTCTTATTCTGACGAGTCTCGACTGTCAAATCTTCTTCGGAGGATTACTCGGGAAGACGACAGAGACCGAAGACTGGCTACTgtaaagcagctgaaagaattCATTCAGcaaccagaaaacaaactg GTACTGGTTAAACAATTGGATAATATCCTGACTGCCATTCATGATGTACTCAATGaaag TAGTAAATTGCTTCAAGAACTGAGACAGGAAGGAGCTTGCTGTCTTGGCCTTCTTTGTGCTTCTCTAAGCTATGAGGCTGAGAAGATATTTAAATGGATTTTCAGCAAATTCAGCTTATCCACAAAAGATGAAGTTAAACTTCTTTATTTGTGTGCAACCTACAAAGCACTGGAGACtgtaggagaaaagaaagcctttTCATCTTTAATGCAG cttgtaATGACCAGCCTACAGTCCATTCTAGAAAACGTGGATACACCAGAGTTACTGTGCAAGTGTGTCAAGTGCATTCTTCTGTTGTCCAGATGTTATCCTCACATTTTCAGCACCAATTTTCGG GACACAGTGGACATACTGGTTGGGTGGCATATAGATCACACTCAGAAACCTTCATTGACTCAACAGGTGTCTG GATGGCTGCAGAGCTTGGAGCCCTTCTGGGTGGCTGATCTTACTTTTTCTACAACGCTCTTGGGTCAGTTTTTAGAAGATATGGAAGCTTATGCTGAG GACCTCAGCCATGTGGCTTCTGGGGAGTCCCTAGATGAAGATATTCCTCCTCCCTCTGTATCACTACCTAAACTGGCTGCGCTTCTTCGAGTTTTCAGTACTGTGGTGAGAAGTATCGGGGAGCGCTTCAGCCCAATTAGAGGACCACCGATTACGGAAGCATATGTAACTGAT GTTCTGTACAGAGTAATGAGATGTGTGACTGCTGCAAACCAAGTATTCTTTTCAGAAGCAGTACTCACAGCTGCCAATGAGTGTGTTGGTGTTTTACTTGGCAGTCTGGATCCAAGTATGACCATACACTGTGACATGGTTATCACATACGGATTGGATCAAATGGAAAATTGTCAGACTTGTGGCACTGATTATATCATTTCAGTCCTGAATTTGTTGACGCTG ATTGttgaacaaataaatacaaaactgcCATCATCATTTGTAGAGAAATTATTTATTCCGGAGTCTAAACTGCTTGTACTTCGTTATCATAAGGAGAAAGAG GTTGTTGCCGCAGCCCACGCTGTGTATCAGGCAGTACTGAGCCTGAAGAACATTCCTGTTTTGGAGACTGCTTACAGGTTGATTCTAGGAGAAATGACCTGTGCTCTGAACAGTCTTCTCTATAGTTTACATCTTCCCGAGGCCTGTTCTGAAATCCAGCACGACTCTTTCAAGAAGCATGTATTCACTGTAGAAAATGCAAAGTTTGTTGTTATATTTGACCTCAGTGCCCTAAGTACTATTGGAAATGCTAAGAACTCATTAATTGGG ATGTGGGCCCTTTCACCAACTGTGTTTGCACTACTGAGTAAAAATCTGATGATTGTTCATGGTGACATAGCAGTTCATTTTCCTGCTGTCCAGTATGCGGTACTCTATACGTTGTATTCGCATTGTTCCAG ACATGACCATTTTATATCCAGTAGCCTCagttcttcttctccttccctgttTGATGGTGCAGTTATTAGCACTGTaaccacagcaacaaaaaaacatttctcaatCATACTGAACCTTCTGGGGCTACTGCTGAAGAAGGATAACCTTACTCAAGATACCAG gaaACTGCTTATGACATGGGCTTTGGAAGTGGCTGTTCTGATGAAAAAATCAGAGACATACGCACCCTTATTTTCTCTCCCATCTTTCCATAAGTTTTGCAAAGGACTTTTGGCGAACA CCCTTCTGGAAGATGTGAATATTTGTCTTCAAGCATGTAGCAGCCTCCATGCCCTGTCCTCCTCCCTACCAGATGACCTTTTACAAAG ATGTGTTGATGTGTGTCGTGTTCAACTAGTTCATAGCGGTGCTCGTGTAAGGCAAACTTTTGGAAAACTTCTGAAGTCAATTCCCTTAGATGTGGTGTTGAG TAACCGTACCcacacagaaatacaagaaatttCTTTGGCTATAAGAAGTCATATGAGCAAAGCTCCAAGTAATACATTCCACCCACAGGATTTCTCTGATGtcattagttttattttgtatggaaGTACTCATCGGACTGG gaaagatAATTGGTTGGAAAGGTTGTTCTATAGCTGTCAAAGGCTGGATAAACGAGATCAGCCAACCATCCCTCGTAATCTGTTGAAGACTGATGCTGTTCTCTGGCAATGGGCTGTTTGGGAAGCAGCTCAGTTTACAGTTCTTTCTAAGCTGAGAACTCCTCTGGGTAGAGCCCAAGATACATTTCAAACAATTGAAG GTATTATTAGGAGTCTTGCAGCACATACGCTAAACCCTGATCAAGATGTTAGCCAGTGGACTACTGCAGACAATGATGAAGGACACAGCAGCAATCAGCTTAGGCTTGTTCTCCTTCTACAGTATCTGGAGAACTTAGAAAAACTGATGTACAATGCTTACGAAGGATGTGCCAATGCCCTTACCTCTCCACCCAAG GTTATCAGGACGTTCTTTTATACAAATCGCCAGACGTGCCAAGATTGGCTGACGCGGATTAGACTTTCCATCATGAGAGTTGGACTGCTGGCTGGCCAGCCTGCTGTGACAGTCAGACACGGTTTTGACTtgctcacagaaatgaaaactaataACAGTTTATCTCAG gGAAATGAATTGGAAGTGACAATTATGATGCTGGTGGAAGCATTATGTGAACTTCACTGCCCTGAAGCTATTCAGGGTATAGCTGTCTGGTCTTCTGCTGTAGTTGGGAAGAGTCTTACCTGGATCAACTCTGTAGCTCAACAGGCAGAAGGGCG GTTTGAAAAAGCAACTGCAGAGTACCAGGAGCACCTGTGTGCCATGACAGGAGTAGATTGCTGCATATCAGGCTTTGACAAAACCGTTCTGAAGTTGGCCAATTCCAACAGTGTGAATAATGCCAGCCCAAAGCATTCCTTGAATG gAGAAActagaaaaactgttttgacTAAACCAAGTGACTCTTCACCTGAAGTTATAAATTACTTGGGTAACAAGGCGTGTGAATGTTACATTTCAATTGCTGATTGGTCTGCTGTTCAGGAATGGCAAAATATGGTCCATGACTTGAAGAAAAACACGAGTAATACCTCAATCAATCTGAAAGCAGATTTTAACTACATAAA ATCTCTGAGCAGCTTTGAGTCTGGTGAACTTACTGAATGCACTGAACAACTGGAATTATTACCAGGAGAAAATATCAACCTACTTGCAGGGGGATCCAAAGAAAAAATAG ACATGAAGAAGCTCCTTCCTAATATGTTAAGTCCTGACCCAAGAGAACTTCAAAAAGCAGTTGAAGTACAACTTCTGAGAAGTTCAGTGTGTCTGGCGACAGCTGTAAACCACATGGATCAGGAGCAAAAGTGGCAGTCAATATCTGA aaatgttataaaatacttaaaacaaACATCACGAATAGCTATTGGACCTTTAAGACTTTCCACGCTTACTGTGTCTCAGTCTTTACCAGTGTTGAGCACTCTTCAGTTATATTGTTCTTCTGCTTTAGAAAACACTGTATCCAACAGGCTGACATCAGAG GACTGTCTTATACCTCTCTTCAATGATGCTTTGAGGTCATGTAAGCAGCATGATGTGAGGCCATGGATGCATGCGCTGAGATACACAGTGTACCAGAATCAACTGATGGAAAAACTTAAAG aacCAACAGTCCCAATTAAGAGTCATCTAATGGAGCTGGGCTTAACAGCCGCAAAATTTGCACGAAAGCGAGGAAATATTGCCCTGGCTACACGTTTGCTTGCTCAGTGCAGTGAAGTTCAGCTGGGAAAAACCACCACTGCACAGGATTTAGTCCAGCACTTTAAGAAACTGTCTGCACCAGGTCAGATTGATGAAAAGTGGGGTCCTGAACTTGATATCGAGAAAACCAAACTGTTATACACAGCAG GTCAGTCAACACATGCCATGGAAATGCTGAGTTCTTGTGCCATATCGTTTTGCAAATCTGCCAAGGCTGAATATGCAGTTGCTAAATCTATTCTTACACTGGCTAAATGGATTCAAGCAGAATGGAAAGAGATTTCAGGACAGTTAAAACAAGTATATAGAGCTCGTCAGCAGCAGAATCACACTGGTCTGTCTACCTTGTctaaaaacatatatatgttgATTGATCTCCCAGCTGTTAATACTTTGGAAGAGGAATATCCCAGGATTGAAAGTGAATCTACAG taaATATTGGAGTTGGAGAACCTGACTTTATCTTGGGACAGCTTTATCACTTGTCTTCAGTACAGGCACCTGAAGTGGCCAAATCTTGGGCAGCCCTGGCTAGTTGGGCTTATAGATGGGGCCGGAAAGTAGTTGATAATGCCAG TCAGGGAGAAGGTGTTCGTCTGCTGCCCCGGGAAAAATCTGAGGTTCAGAGCTTGCTTCCAGACAACGTTACAGAGGAGGACAAAGAGAAGATTTATGGGATTCTTGGGCAAGCGGTTTGTCGTCCAGCTGGGATTCAA GATGAAGATATGACTCTGCaaatcactgaaaatgaagacaatGAAGAAGATGATATGGTGGATGTTATATGGCGTCAGTTATTAACAACTTGTCCCTGGCTTTCAGATCTTGATGAAAATGCAACAGAAGGTTTAATTAAAGTATGGAGGAAAGTTGTAGACAGAATCTTCAGTCTCTATAAACTCTCCTGCAGTGCATATTTCACTTTCCTCAAACTCAATGCTGGTCAG gtTCCACTTGATGAAGATGATCCAAGGCTGCATTTAAGAAATACTTCTGAGCAAAGTACTGATGATGTTATTGTGATGGCAACCCTAAGACTGTTAAGGCTGCTTGTAAAACATGCTGGAGAGCTTAGACAGTATCTAGAACATGGGCTAGAAACAACACCTACTGCTCCTTGGAGAG GTATTATTCCTCAGCTCTTCTCTCGCCTCAATCATCCAGAAGTGTATGTTCGTCAGAGTATTTGCAACTTACTGTGTCGAGTGGCTCAAGATTCTCCTCATCTCATACTGTATCCTGCAATAGTGGGTACTATTTCACTCAGTAGTGAATCCCAAACCTCAg GGAACAAGCTTCCTTCTGCTATCCCTACTTTGCTAGGTAATATTCAAGGAGAAGAACTGTTAGGTGGTGAATGTGATGGTGGGAGTCCACCAGCTTCTCAAGAAAGTACTAAAGATGACACAAAAATTGGATTAAATGAAGATCAAGCAATGATGCAAGATTGTTACAGCAAAATTGTGGAGAAACTCTCAACTGCAAATCCAACAATGGTATTGCAG GTTCAGATGCTGGTGGCTGAGCTGCGCAGAGTTACAGTTCTGTGGGATGAACTTTGGTTGGGAGTtttactgcagcagcacatgTATGTCCTCAGAAGGATTCAACAACTGGAAGATGAGGTCAAAAGGgtccaaaacaacaacactctACGCAA agagGAGAAGATAGCAATCATGCGTGAGAAGCATACAGCTCTAATGAAGCCCATTGTATTTGCTTTGGAACATGTACGGAGCATCACTGCAGCTCCTACAGAAACTCCTCATGAGAAATGGTTTCAGGATAACTATGGAGGTGCCATCGAAAATGCACTGGAGAAACTTAAGAATCCTTTGAATCCTGCTAAGCCTGGAAGCAGCTGGCTCCCTTTTAAAGAG GTTATGCTGAGTTTGCAGCAAAGAGCGCAGAAACGGGCTAGTTATCTTTTACGGCTTGAAGAAATCAGTCCTTGGTTGGCTGCCATGATGAACACTGAAATAGCGCTCCCTGGAGAAGTATCCACCAGAGACACAGTCACAATCCATAGTGTGGGCAGCACCATCACAATTCTGCCTACCAAAACCAAACCTAAAAAGCTGCTATTCCTGGGCTCAGATGGGAAAAATTATCCATACTTGTTCAAAG GTTTAGAAGACCTGCACCTGGATGAAAGAATCATGCAGTTCCTATCAATTGTGAACACAATGTTTGCTACCATTAACCGTCAAGAGACACCAAGATTTCATGCACGGCACTACTCTGTGACACCTCTGGGAACAAGATCAGGCTTGATCCAGTGGGTGGATGGAGCAACACCTTTGTTTGGTCTTTACAAGCGATGGCAACAACGGGAAGCTGCTTTACAAGCACAAAAG GCTCAGGATTCTTATCAGACTCCTCAGAATCCTGGAATTGTGCCTAGACCTAGTGAACTTTACTACAGTAAAATTGGACCTGCTTTAAAGGCGGTTGGGCTTAGTCTTGATGTGTCGCGTCGTGACTGGCCCTTGAATGTGATGAGAGCTGTTCTAGAAGAACTGATGGAAGCAACTCCCCCAAATCTCCTAGCTAAGGAGCTCTGGTCATCGTGTACTACACCAGATGAATGGTGGAGAGTTACACAG TCTTATGCAAGATCCACTGCAGTTATGTCCATGGTTGGCTACATCATTGGTCTTGGAGACAGACATCTGGATAATGTTCTTATAGATATGACTACAGGAGAAGTTGTCCACATAGATTATaatgtttgctttgaaaaag GGAAAAGCCTTAGGGTACCAGAGAAGGTTCCATTCCGGATGACTCACAATATTGAAACAGCACTCGGAGTGACAGGAGTAGAGGGGGTTTTCAGGCTTTCTTGTGAACAG GTCCTTCATATCATGCGCCGTGGGAGAGAAACTTTGCTTACATTGCTTGAAGCTTTTGTTTATGATCCTCTGGTGGACTGGACAGCAGGGGGTGAGGCGGGATTTGCAGGAGCCGTGTATGGCGGTGGCGGCCAGCAGgctgaaaacaagcaaagcaaaagagaaatggaaagagataTTACACGTAGTCTCTTCTCTTCAAGAGTGGCTGAGATAAAG GTTAACTGGTTTAAGAACAGAGATGAAATGCTGGCTGTGCTTCCAAAGCTGGACAGTAGTTTAGAAGAATATCTCAACCTGCAAGAACAGCTGACAGATGTAGAAAAATTGCAAGGAAAGCTATTGGAGGAGATAGAATTTCTGGAAGGTGCAGAAGGAGTGGATCATCCCTCTCACACACTTCAGCACAG GTATTCTGAGCACACGCAGTTGCAGACTCAACAAAGAGCTGTCCAGGAGGCGATCCAGGTGAAGCTGAATGAGTTTGAGCAGTGGATAACACACTACCAAGCTGCTTTCAGTAATTTAGAGGCAACACAACTTGCAAGTCTCCTTCAAGAAATTAGCACACAAATGGACCTAG GTCCTCCAAGTTATGTACCAgcaacagcatttctgcaaaACGCTGGCCAGGCACATCTCATCAGTCAGTGTGAACAATTGGAAGGGGAGGTTGgtgctcttctccagcagagAAGATCTGTTCTACGTGGTTGCCTCGAACAATTGCACAACTATGCAACAGTGGCTCTTCAGTATCcaaaagctgtgtttcagaagcACCGAATAGAGCAGTGGAAAACTTGGATGGAAGAACTCATCTGTAACATGACAATAGAGCGCTGTCAGGATATCTTTAGGAA GTATGAAATGCAGTATGCTCCACAGCCGCCTCCGAGTGTGTGCCAGTTCATAACTGCGACAGAAATGACTCTCCAGCGCTATGCAGCAGATATAAATAGTAGACTTATCAGGCAGGTGGAGCGTCTGAAGCAGGAGGCGGTTACTGTACCTGTTTGTGAagagcagctgaaagaaattGAACGCTGCATAAAAGTTTTCCTTCATGAGAACGGGGAGGAGGGCTCACTGAGCTTAGCAAGCGTCATCATCTCTGCTCTTTGTACGCTGACGAG GCGGAATCTGATGATGGAAGGTGCAGCATCcagtgctggagagcagctggtTGATCTGACGTCAAGAGATGGAGCGTGGTTTTtggaggagctctgcagcatgaGTGGGAATGTTACCTGCCTTGTGCAGTTGCTGAAGCAATGTCATCTTGTACCTCAGGACTTAGATATTCCTAACCCAATTGAAGCATCAGAAGCTGTTCATTTAGCTAATGGAGTATACATCTCACTTCAG gaATTGAATTCCAACTTCCGGCAGATTATTTTCCCTGAAGCACTTCGGTGCTTAATGAAAGGAGAATATACTTTAGAAAGTATGCTCCATGAATTAGATAACCTTATTGAACAAACAACTGACGGAGTCTCTTTGCAAACATTGGTTGAATCTCTTCAGGCGTACTTAAGAAATGCAGCTATGGGACTAGAGGAAGAAACACACACTCATTACATTGATGTTGCAAG AGTACTTCATGCTCAGTATGGGGAGCTGATTCAGCCAAGGAATGGTTCTGTTGATGAAACTCCCAAAATGTCAGCTGGCCAGATGCTTTTGGTAGCCTTTGATGGAATGTTTGCTCAAGTGGAAACTGCGTTTGGTTTATTGATTGAAAAG CTAAACAAGATGGAAGTACCTGTTGCTTGGCGTAAGATCGACATAATCAGGGAAGCCCGCAGCACTCAGGTCAACTTCTTTGATGATGACAATAATCGTCAAGTTCTGGAGGAAATCTTCTTTTTGAAGAGACTGCAAACAATCAAAGAGTTTTTCAGACTCTGTGGTACCTTTTCTAAAACACTGTCAG gaatCAATTCACTTGATGACCAGAATGCAGTGAACGGACCTGTTCAGATTGTCAATGTGAAAGCCCTTTACAGAAACTCTTGCTTTAGTGAAGACCAAATGGCCAAACCAATCAAGGCTTTTACCGCCGACTTTGTGAGACAGCTTTTAATCGGCCTTCCAAATCAGGCCTTAGGACTGACTTTGTGCAGTTTCATCAGCGCTTTGGGTGTGGATATCATTGCTCAGGTAGAAGCTAAAGACTttggagcagaaagcaaagtttCTGTGGATGACCTGTGCAAGAAAGCTGTGGAGCACAATATCCAGGTTGGCAAGTTCTCACAGCTGGTCATGAACAGGGCAACAGTACTAGCTAGTTCGTATGACACAGCATGGAAGAAGCATGATCTGGTGCGCAGACTTGAAACCAGTATTTCATCTTGCAAGACCAGTCTTCAGAGAGTGCAGCTGCATATTGCCATGTTCCAA TGGCAGCATGAAGATCTCCTTATCAGTCGTCCACAAGCCATTTCTGTTACTCCTCCACCCCGTTCTGCAATTTTAGCCAACATGAAGAAGAAACTTCACACGCTCAGCCAGATTGAAGCTTCAATTGCAACGGTTCAG GAGAAACTAGCAGCACTCGAAGCAAGCATTGAGCAGCGTTTGAAATGGGCAGGAGGGGCTAATCCTGCACTGGCACCAGTCTTGCAAGATTTTGATGCCACTATTGCTGAAAGAAGAAGCCTTGTCCTGAAAGAAAGTCAAAGAGCAAGTCAG GTTACTTTCCTGTGCAGTAATATCATCCACTTTGAAAGTTTACGTACTAGAACAGCTGAAGCCTTAAATCTTGATGCTGCGTTATTTGAACTTCTCAAACGCTGTCAACAAATGTGTTCATTTGCATCACAGTTCAACAGCTCAGTGTCTGAACTGGAGCTTCGTCTGCTTCAGAGAGTG ggcaCTGGTCTTGAACATCCTATTGGCAGCTCGGAGTGGCTTCACTCAGCCCACAAGCAGTTGACACAGGAAATTACTACACAGAGAACTGTACAGGCAGAGAGAGAACAGCAAATCGAAACAGTTTGTGAAACTATTCAAAATCTGGTAGATAATATTAAAACTGTGCTCACGGGTCATAATAGACAACTTGGAGATGTCAAGCATCTACTGAAGGCTATGGCAAAG GATGAAGAAGCAGCTTTGGCAGATGGTGAAGATGTTCCCTATGAAAATAGTGTTAGGCAGTTCTTGGGCGAATATAAATCATGGCAAGATAATATTCAGACAGTTTTGTTTACATTAGTTCAGGTTATGGGTCAAGTCCGCAATCAGGAACATGTTGAAATGCTGCAAGAAATAACCCCCACCCTGAAAGAACTAAAAACACAGAGCCAAAG TGTCTACAATAATCTAGTGAGTTTTGCATCACCCTTAGTCACGGATACATCAAATGAATGCTCAAGCCCAACATCAGCTGCTACATACCAGCCAACCTTTGCTGCAG CTGTACGTAGCAATACAGGGCAGAAAACTCAGCCAGAGGTGATGTCACAGAATGCAAGAAAGCTAATTCAGAAAAATCTTGCCACATCAGCAGATACTCCTCCAAGCACAGTCCCAGGAACTGGCAAAAGTGTTGCCTGTAGTCCCAAGAAAACAGCCAGGGACCCTAAAACAGGAAAAG CTGTGCAGGAAAGGAATTCATATGCAGTTAGTGTGTGGAAACGAGTCAAAGCCAAGTTGGAGGGCCGAGATGTGGATCCCAGCAGGAGAATGTCTGTTGCGGAACAG GTTGACTTTGTGATTAAAGAAGCAACTAATCTAGATAACTTGGCTCAGCTGTATGAAGGTTGGACTGCCTGGGTATGA